The Lycium ferocissimum isolate CSIRO_LF1 chromosome 10, AGI_CSIRO_Lferr_CH_V1, whole genome shotgun sequence genome window below encodes:
- the LOC132032835 gene encoding uncharacterized protein LOC132032835: protein MSFAGHRRRLEGFQKGLEDWRQTQPASEDGTAVRPSPADMTSIWTQVAGGPSKGRVYGLGVLHSSSSPSPLLSNASTSQNTEEMEAMQSRIAELKQKCETSDAKLAKIEKFMRKHMPQMSDDEEETESDDN, encoded by the exons ATGAGTTTCGCGGGCCACCGACGAAGATTG GAAGGATTTCAAAAAGGTTTGGAAGATTGGCGTCAGACCCAGCCTGCTTCAGAGGATGGTACCGCAGTCCGACCATCGCCTGCGGATATGACTTCAATATGGACACAGGTGGCAGGTGGTCCCAGCAAAGGTAGAGTCTACGGGCTTGGAGTTCTGCATTCCTCATCTAGTCCTTCGCCGTTGTTGTCTAATGCTTCTACTTCGCAAAATACGGAAGAAATGGAAGCGATGCAAAGCCGAATTGCAGAGCTGAAGCAAAAGTGTGAAACTTCCGATGCTAAGCTTGCTAAAATTGAGAAGTTTATGAGGAAGCACATGCCTCAAATGTCTGATGATGAGGAAGAGACCGAATCCGATGACAATTAG